ATGTACCTGCAGAAACATATCGTCTACCGCAAGCGCAAGATTTTCTTCGGTTCCGGTTCGCCGGCTTCCATCGTGAGCCTGATCACCGCCAAGCACAAAGGCGAGAAGTTCCTGATCGCCACCACGGAAGGCTCCGACATCACCCCGATTACGAGCCTGTTCGCGGAAGCCAGGCTGGACTACACCGTGGGCGCGCTCGTCAAGCCCGTGTCCCAGGACCTCCACGGCGTGGACCTGGCCGGCTTCGACATCGCCGTGCTCTGCAACCCGGCCGACGTCGCCTCGCTGCACGAGAACTTCCCGGAGTTCAAGCAGGGCAGCCTCAAGTTCATCTCCTTCGGCAAAGCCGTGGTCAAGGCCATGGAAGAGTCCGGC
The sequence above is a segment of the Bacteroidales bacterium WCE2004 genome. Coding sequences within it:
- a CDS encoding uroporphyrinogen-III synthase, yielding MKILISQQLPSNLAPYEILQSRFGAELDFQPFFLIEPLSAKEFRAEHINLPDYTAIVFSSRHAIDAYFKLSEEMRFKVPETMKYFCSTEAVAMYLQKHIVYRKRKIFFGSGSPASIVSLITAKHKGEKFLIATTEGSDITPITSLFAEARLDYTVGALVKPVSQDLHGVDLAGFDIAVLCNPADVASLHENFPEFKQGSLKFISFGKAVVKAMEESGLEIALKAPTPEATSISKAVELYLQSQK